In the genome of Oligoflexus sp., the window GAGCATAGCGGATTTGATCGCCTCCTTCTTTCAAAATTAAATTCCAAATATTTGGTTTATGGGGGATACAGCGCAGGTGTTTGTGTTCTTTGTCCGACTCTGGATGGAATTCATCTCGTTGATCGGCCCGACGTTATTCCGTCCGGTTATCACGGCGAACCCATTTGGGAAGGCCTAGGTATTCTGAAGTACTGCGTAGCACCACACTATGCGAGCGAACATCATGAGTCGCATCTTATAGATGAGGCGATTCAGTATTTTATAGACAATAAAAGGCTCTTCATTGCATTGAAAGATGGCGAGTCCCTTTCATGCGAAATCTTGGCACTCTAACCACCGCAGCGCTGTGCTCGGATCCAATCGGGATGCTTGCAGAGCCGGCTGAACGGGTGTCCTTGGGTTGTGGATCAGGAAGGTAAACGAATACTAGGGT includes:
- a CDS encoding Type 1 glutamine amidotransferase-like domain-containing protein, which gives rise to MRFYLSSYRLCSSPLKFTSMFSKRKRVAIIMNALDFSDDAEWIKGRQLRETEDLRAIGLESELLDLRSFFGKTAELEHELSRFDGFWVVGGNAFVLRKAMEHSGFDRLLLSKLNSKYLVYGGYSAGVCVLCPTLDGIHLVDRPDVIPSGYHGEPIWEGLGILKYCVAPHYASEHHESHLIDEAIQYFIDNKRLFIALKDGESLSCEILAL